The genomic segment CCGCAGGAAGTAGCCCTCCTCGATGGCCCGCACCACCCCTCCCATGCGGCGGATCTCCTCGATGATGGCCATGGCCTGGCGCTCCATCTCGTCGGTGAGCCACTCCACGTAGTAGCTCCCCGCCAGGGGGTCGATGGTGTGGGTGACGCCGGTCTCGTAGGCGATGATCTGCTGGGTGCGGAGGGCGATGGTGGCCGACTCCTCCGTGGGCAGGGCCAGGGCCTCGTCGTAGGCGTCGGTGTGCAGGCTGTTGGTGCCCCCAAGGACGGCGGCCAGGGCCTGGATGGCCACCCTGGCGATGTTGTTCAGGGGCTGCTGGGCGGTGAGGGAGACCCCGGCGGTCTGGGCGTGGGTGCGGAGGGCCCAGCTTTGCGGGTTCTTGGCCCCGTAGCGCCCCCGCATCTCCTTGGCCCAGATGCGCCTCGCCGCGCGGAACTTGGCGATCTCCTCGAAGAAGTCGTTGTGGACGTCGAAGAAGAAGCTGATGCGGGGGGCGAACTCGTCCACGTCCAGGCCCCGCTTGAGGGCGGCCTCCACGTACTCGAAGCCGTCCGCCAGGGTCCAGGCCAGCTCCTGCACCGCGGTGCTTCCCGCCTCGCGGATGTGGTAGCCGGAGACGGAGATGAAGTTCCACTTGGGGACGTTTTTAGGCCCCCACTCGAAGGTGTCGATGACCAGCTTCACGCTGGGCTCAGGGGGGAAGATGAACTCCTTCTGGGCGATAAACTCCTTGAGGATGTCGTTCTGGATGGTGCCCCCCAGCTTCTTCCAGTCGTAGCCCCGCTTCTTGGCCACCGCCAGGTACATGGCCCAGATGGCGTTGGCGGGGCTGTTGATGGTCATGGAGGTGGTGACCTCCTCGAGGTTGATGCCCTCGAAGAGGATTTCCATGTCCGCCAGGCTACTGACCGCCACCCCGCACTTCCCCACCTCTCCCTTGGAGAGGGGGTGGTCGGCGTCGTAGCCCATGAGGGTGGGGAGGTCGAAGGCCACACTGAGCCCGGTCTGGCCCGCCTGGAGGAGCTTCTTAAAGCGCCCATTGGTCTGCTCGGCGGTGCCGAAGCCCGCGAACATGCGCATGGTCCAGAGCTTGGACCGGTACATGGAGCCGTAGACCCCGCGGGTGTAGGGGTACTCCCCGGGGTAGCCCCGCTTCTCCTCGTACTCCGGGTCCAGGACCCCGATGTCCTCCGGGGTGTAGAGGGGTTCGGGGGCGATGTCGGAGAGGGTGCGGTGGGCGATGGGCCTCTCCGGCATCTTCTCCAGGCTCTTCCGGTAGGTTTCCCTGAGCCAGTCGTGCTTCTTGCGCATGGGCCCTCCCTTTGCCCTCCAGTCTACGCTTTTTTGCGCCGGAGGAAAAGAGCGTTACACCTTCCCGCCCGGGGAGGGGCCCGCCCCCCGCCGCTCGCTTTCCGGCTCCACGTGGATGGTGACGGAAAGCCCCGGGAACTCCCTTTCCAGGGCCCTTTCCAGCTCGTCGCAGAGCCGATGGGCTTCCTCCACGGTCATGCCCCCCGGTACCACCAGGTGGAACTCCAGGAAGGCCCGGGGGCCCGCCTTGCGGGTTTTGAGGTCGTGGACCTCGAGGGCCCTTCCCCGGAGCACCTGAACGATGGCCCCGCGGATCCGACCCACCTCCTCCGGGGGAAGCCCCTCGTCCATGAGCCCCCCCACGGAGTGGCGCACCAGGCGGAGGCCCAGGAAGAGGATGTGCCCCGCCACCAGGAGGGCGAGGAGGGGATCCAGGATCCAAAGCCCCGTGAGCCCCGCCAGGCCCACCCCTAGGAGGACCCCTGCGGAGGTGAGGACGTCGGAGAGCACGTGATAGCCGTCGGCGGTGAGGGCCGGGGAGCGTAGGACCCGGCCCAGGCGGATCAGGTGGCGGGCCAGGAGGGCGTTGACCCCCGAGGCCAGGAGGGCCAGGAGGAGACCGGGGCCCAGACCCTCCAGGGGGACGGGGCGGAGGAGGCGGGGAAGGGCTTCCCGGGCGATGAGGAGGGCGGCCAGCACCACCAGCACCCCCTCCAGCACCGCGGAGAAGTACTCCGCCTTGGTGTGGCCGAAGGGGTGGTTGCGGTCCGGGGGCCTTTGGGCCAGGCGGA from the Thermus thermamylovorans genome contains:
- a CDS encoding acyl-CoA mutase large subunit family protein, encoding MRKKHDWLRETYRKSLEKMPERPIAHRTLSDIAPEPLYTPEDIGVLDPEYEEKRGYPGEYPYTRGVYGSMYRSKLWTMRMFAGFGTAEQTNGRFKKLLQAGQTGLSVAFDLPTLMGYDADHPLSKGEVGKCGVAVSSLADMEILFEGINLEEVTTSMTINSPANAIWAMYLAVAKKRGYDWKKLGGTIQNDILKEFIAQKEFIFPPEPSVKLVIDTFEWGPKNVPKWNFISVSGYHIREAGSTAVQELAWTLADGFEYVEAALKRGLDVDEFAPRISFFFDVHNDFFEEIAKFRAARRIWAKEMRGRYGAKNPQSWALRTHAQTAGVSLTAQQPLNNIARVAIQALAAVLGGTNSLHTDAYDEALALPTEESATIALRTQQIIAYETGVTHTIDPLAGSYYVEWLTDEMERQAMAIIEEIRRMGGVVRAIEEGYFLRELAEASYRYQQEVERKERIIVGVNAFTDEVPLKVPIQLVDPEVERVLAERLARVRRERDPKRVAEALQGLRRAAVEGQNTMPHFVECALAYCTLGEMMDVLREIYGTYQEPAYV
- a CDS encoding cation diffusion facilitator family transporter → MTEQAARLSLLVALLVLGLKALAYLLTGSVALLSDALESTVNVAAALMALLAIRLAQRPPDRNHPFGHTKAEYFSAVLEGVLVVLAALLIAREALPRLLRPVPLEGLGPGLLLALLASGVNALLARHLIRLGRVLRSPALTADGYHVLSDVLTSAGVLLGVGLAGLTGLWILDPLLALLVAGHILFLGLRLVRHSVGGLMDEGLPPEEVGRIRGAIVQVLRGRALEVHDLKTRKAGPRAFLEFHLVVPGGMTVEEAHRLCDELERALEREFPGLSVTIHVEPESERRGAGPSPGGKV